One Desulfomicrobium macestii genomic region harbors:
- a CDS encoding DJ-1/PfpI family protein, protein MSKKILMLVGDYVEDYEVMVPFQALTMLGYVVEAVCPDKKAGEFVRTSIHDFEGDQTYSEKRGHNFTLNKDFDAVDTADYAGLVVPGGRAPEYIRLNARVLEIVREFDAAGKPIAAICHGPLVLVTAGVLKGKSCAAYPACGPDVTCAGGKYADIALDKAHVDGNLVTAPAWPAHPDWIAKFAALLGAKISI, encoded by the coding sequence ATGTCCAAGAAAATACTGATGCTGGTAGGTGATTACGTCGAGGATTACGAGGTCATGGTCCCGTTTCAGGCCCTGACCATGCTCGGTTACGTTGTAGAGGCGGTCTGCCCGGACAAGAAGGCCGGAGAGTTTGTGCGTACGTCCATCCATGATTTCGAGGGAGACCAGACGTACAGCGAAAAGCGGGGTCACAATTTCACCCTGAACAAGGATTTTGACGCGGTGGATACGGCCGATTATGCCGGACTTGTCGTTCCTGGCGGCCGTGCTCCGGAGTACATCCGCCTCAATGCACGCGTGCTTGAGATCGTCCGCGAGTTCGACGCGGCTGGAAAACCCATCGCGGCCATCTGCCATGGCCCGCTCGTGCTTGTCACGGCAGGGGTGCTCAAGGGCAAGAGCTGCGCGGCCTATCCCGCCTGCGGGCCGGACGTGACCTGCGCCGGTGGCAAGTACGCCGACATCGCTCTCGACAAGGCCCATGTGGACGGCAACCTCGTCACGGCTCCGGCCTGGCCTGCGCATCCGGACTGGATCGCCAAGTTCGCCGCGCTGCTTGGAGCCAAAATCTCCATTTAG
- a CDS encoding HAD family hydrolase: MKYKAVVFDMDGTLLDTLADLADAMNRVLAEHGFATHPVDAYRHFVGSGASRLVARALPADRQDEELRAQCLQSFLREYESGWRNKTCLYEGVPELLDALATRKIPVAVLTNKPQAFAELCMQEFLSRWDFTLTLGQMPGVAVKPDPAGPRQVIRHLGVQPEEILYLGDTDVDMFTAVNAGMHPVGVLWGFRAERELLDAGAAVILRHPMELVSLLD, encoded by the coding sequence GTGAAATACAAAGCTGTCGTTTTCGATATGGACGGAACCCTGCTCGACACTCTGGCCGATCTGGCTGACGCCATGAACCGGGTGCTCGCGGAGCACGGTTTTGCGACGCACCCCGTGGACGCCTACCGGCATTTTGTTGGCAGCGGGGCAAGCCGTCTCGTGGCCCGCGCCCTGCCTGCGGACAGGCAGGATGAAGAACTGCGAGCGCAGTGCCTGCAATCCTTCCTGCGCGAATATGAATCCGGCTGGCGGAACAAAACCTGCCTCTACGAGGGCGTGCCCGAGCTTCTGGATGCGCTTGCGACCCGCAAGATCCCCGTGGCCGTGCTGACCAACAAGCCTCAGGCCTTTGCCGAACTCTGCATGCAGGAATTTCTTTCACGCTGGGATTTCACATTGACCCTGGGGCAGATGCCCGGTGTCGCCGTGAAACCCGACCCGGCCGGGCCAAGGCAGGTCATCCGCCATCTGGGCGTGCAACCGGAGGAAATTCTGTATCTGGGCGACACGGATGTGGACATGTTCACGGCCGTCAACGCCGGGATGCACCCGGTGGGCGTGCTGTGGGGATTCAGGGCCGAGCGGGAGTTGCTCGATGCCGGGGCGGCTGTGATTTTGCGGCACCCAATGGAACTGGTCTCTTTGCTGGACTGA
- a CDS encoding methyl-accepting chemotaxis protein, with product MKKIPIRMKLIGGFMSLLVLVCTGLAFIAYDQAKSSALNQVQENIQLMAQDGARLVRSRLDYYLVGMEGIANRDVIRSMNWDRQQIILERETERMKYLGMGVIDADGQARYPDGSTAELGDRGYFKDAMAGKSVFSNVIISRVTNSPVLILATPIWGFAGDVKGVLIARLDATLLSEITDNIKYGASGYSYIIDDKGALIAHGNRQFVLEQRNFIEEGKKDPEYAALAVMLQRMTKGESGFDNYLFMGKDRFFGFAPIDGNGWSIAVGAMQDDVLAEVFKMRWMIGIASVVFFGVGLIIALLISRSVLLPVKNCVALLRDISEGEGDLTKRLPVESQDEIGLLAQYFNTFVEKLQRIISEISGNAQTVASSATELSAVSKQTTQSVQSLSSKTSTVAAAAEEMSTNITSVAAGMEQTTTNLSSVAAATEEMTSTIGEIASNTERARGTTDSAAHQVDNFAGILRELGVAAQEIGKVTDTISAISSQTNLLALNATIEAARAGDAGRGFAVVANEIKDLALKTAEATNDIRTKINGIQSATGSAVTDIGQIVKVISDVNEIVTTIAAAIEEQSAVTREVATNINQATTGVQDASSRSSEMSGVSRDIAQDITAVDSITNDIRSGGEQVQASAEELSKLAEQLKGLVGQFRV from the coding sequence ATGAAGAAGATTCCGATTCGCATGAAATTGATCGGCGGTTTTATGAGTCTGCTGGTTCTGGTCTGCACCGGCCTTGCTTTCATCGCCTATGACCAAGCCAAGAGTTCGGCCTTGAATCAGGTGCAGGAGAATATCCAGCTCATGGCGCAGGATGGCGCGCGATTGGTCCGGAGCCGTCTGGACTATTATCTGGTGGGCATGGAGGGGATCGCCAATCGGGACGTGATCCGGTCCATGAATTGGGACCGGCAGCAAATCATTCTGGAGCGCGAAACCGAGCGGATGAAATACCTGGGCATGGGCGTCATCGATGCCGACGGCCAGGCCAGGTATCCCGACGGCAGTACGGCAGAGCTGGGTGACCGAGGATATTTCAAGGACGCCATGGCCGGAAAATCCGTGTTTTCCAATGTCATCATCAGCCGGGTCACCAATTCGCCGGTCTTGATTCTCGCCACTCCGATCTGGGGATTTGCCGGGGATGTGAAGGGCGTCCTGATTGCCCGCCTCGATGCCACGCTGCTGAGCGAAATCACGGACAATATAAAGTATGGCGCTTCGGGGTATTCCTACATCATCGACGACAAGGGCGCGCTCATAGCCCACGGCAACCGGCAGTTCGTGCTGGAACAGCGCAACTTCATCGAAGAAGGCAAGAAGGACCCGGAATACGCGGCCCTGGCGGTGATGCTTCAGCGCATGACCAAGGGCGAGTCCGGATTTGATAATTATCTTTTCATGGGCAAGGACCGTTTTTTCGGATTCGCGCCCATCGACGGCAATGGCTGGTCCATTGCAGTGGGAGCCATGCAGGATGATGTGCTCGCTGAAGTTTTCAAGATGCGCTGGATGATCGGCATCGCCTCCGTTGTCTTTTTCGGAGTCGGCCTCATCATTGCACTGCTGATCAGCCGGTCCGTTCTGCTCCCGGTGAAAAACTGTGTCGCCCTGCTGCGGGACATCTCCGAGGGAGAAGGTGATCTGACCAAGCGGCTTCCGGTTGAAAGCCAGGATGAGATCGGTCTCTTGGCCCAATACTTCAACACCTTTGTGGAAAAGCTTCAGCGCATCATCTCCGAAATAAGCGGCAACGCGCAGACCGTGGCATCTTCGGCCACGGAGCTTTCAGCGGTGAGCAAACAGACGACGCAAAGCGTGCAATCCCTTTCGTCCAAGACGTCCACCGTGGCAGCGGCGGCGGAGGAGATGAGCACGAATATCACGTCCGTCGCCGCGGGCATGGAACAGACCACGACCAACCTGTCATCGGTGGCGGCGGCCACGGAAGAGATGACCTCCACCATCGGGGAAATCGCGAGCAACACCGAGCGCGCCCGGGGTACCACCGACAGCGCCGCGCATCAGGTCGACAATTTTGCGGGCATCCTGCGCGAACTCGGCGTGGCCGCCCAGGAAATCGGCAAGGTCACGGATACGATCTCGGCCATATCCTCCCAGACCAACCTGCTGGCCCTCAATGCCACCATCGAGGCGGCCAGGGCCGGGGATGCAGGACGGGGATTCGCCGTCGTGGCCAACGAGATCAAGGATCTGGCCCTGAAAACCGCAGAGGCCACCAACGACATCAGGACCAAGATCAACGGAATCCAGAGCGCCACGGGCAGCGCGGTCACCGATATCGGGCAGATCGTCAAGGTCATCAGCGATGTGAACGAGATCGTGACCACCATCGCCGCGGCCATCGAAGAGCAGTCCGCCGTGACCCGGGAAGTGGCCACGAACATCAACCAGGCGACGACAGGCGTTCAGGACGCATCCTCGCGGTCTTCGGAGATGTCCGGAGTGTCCAGGGACATCGCCCAGGACATCACCGCGGTAGACTCCATCACCAACGACATCCGTTCCGGCGGCGAACAGGTCCAGGCCAGCGCCGAAGAGCTTTCCAAGCTCGCGGAGCAGCTCAAGGGCCTGGTGGGGCAGTTCAGGGTATAG
- a CDS encoding dihydrodipicolinate reductase C-terminal domain-containing protein, which produces MEKFTIIIVGHGKLATELLNGLNGSAISRVIPWTGQNTPKSDRYMVVHAGSGRELSDVIEFCAATAFTLLDLSTGESRFPATISFPVVICPNVNMQMLSFMAMVKQSAKYFQGQDIEITESHQASKSTRPGTAVHLAKSLGVPESRIRSVRDPKEQNEVLQIPSSFLDRHAYHEIVIKNPEVSIRLETKVLGKSAYASGLARVVEIVAKSDPVPGYHDIVDLLIDDK; this is translated from the coding sequence ATGGAAAAGTTTACGATTATCATCGTTGGCCACGGAAAACTGGCGACCGAACTCTTGAATGGCCTGAACGGTTCGGCAATCTCTCGCGTGATTCCGTGGACTGGCCAGAACACTCCAAAAAGCGATCGATACATGGTGGTGCACGCCGGTTCAGGACGTGAACTCAGCGATGTCATCGAATTCTGCGCCGCCACCGCTTTCACCTTGCTCGACCTGTCCACCGGCGAATCACGCTTCCCCGCCACGATCTCGTTCCCGGTGGTCATCTGCCCCAACGTGAACATGCAGATGCTCTCCTTCATGGCCATGGTCAAACAGTCGGCCAAATATTTCCAGGGCCAGGACATCGAAATCACCGAATCCCACCAGGCATCGAAAAGCACCAGGCCCGGCACCGCCGTCCATCTTGCCAAATCCCTGGGCGTACCCGAGAGCCGGATTCGATCCGTCAGGGATCCGAAAGAGCAAAACGAGGTTCTTCAGATCCCCTCTTCATTTTTGGATCGACATGCATACCATGAGATCGTGATCAAAAATCCTGAAGTCTCGATTCGATTGGAAACGAAGGTGCTTGGCAAATCGGCGTATGCATCGGGTCTTGCACGGGTTGTCGAGATAGTGGCCAAAAGCGATCCAGTTCCTGGATATCATGACATTGTCGATCTTTTGATTGACGATAAGTAA
- a CDS encoding alanine racemase, protein MNGLSSINIYSPADLSQSLQTMDTPCLLVDEARMNTNILRLHDRLQKAGVAFRPHFKTAKSWDVFSRMMTGPHGPATVSTLREAEELIRHGVTDIIYAVGISPDKLPRVQRLRKGGITLAVLLDSVEQAVAVASASDPFDPIPVLIELDCDGHRSGVKPQDATLLLSIAKALTPKARLMGVLTHAGESYEARGQAALEAAAEQERMAVVTAAETLRAAGHPCPVVSVGSTPTAFTAQSYEGVTEVRAGVFVFFDLVQAGIGICTTDDIALSVLSTVIGHQREKGWTIIDAGWTALSSDRGTAGQTVDQGYGLVCDVAGHPMADLVVTIVNQEHGIVAARPGSPRLDCDLPIGTRLRILPNHACATATQHDRYHVIGAGKNTVTEIWERGRGW, encoded by the coding sequence ATGAACGGACTTTCTTCCATAAATATATATTCGCCTGCTGACCTTTCGCAGTCCCTGCAGACCATGGACACACCCTGCCTGCTTGTTGACGAGGCGCGGATGAACACCAACATCCTCCGTCTGCACGATCGCCTGCAAAAAGCCGGCGTGGCCTTCCGTCCTCATTTCAAGACGGCCAAATCGTGGGATGTGTTCAGCCGGATGATGACCGGTCCGCACGGTCCGGCCACGGTCTCCACACTGCGCGAGGCGGAAGAATTGATCCGGCATGGCGTGACCGACATCATCTACGCCGTCGGCATCTCCCCTGACAAACTGCCGCGAGTTCAAAGGCTTCGCAAAGGCGGGATCACACTTGCCGTTTTGCTGGACAGCGTGGAGCAGGCCGTCGCGGTGGCCTCGGCGTCGGACCCTTTCGACCCCATCCCGGTGCTCATCGAGCTCGATTGCGACGGTCATCGCTCGGGCGTAAAGCCGCAGGATGCAACCCTGCTCCTGTCCATCGCAAAGGCGCTGACGCCCAAGGCACGGCTCATGGGCGTGCTGACCCACGCTGGCGAGAGCTACGAGGCGCGTGGGCAAGCGGCGCTTGAAGCCGCCGCCGAACAGGAACGCATGGCCGTGGTCACGGCCGCCGAGACGCTGCGCGCGGCCGGTCATCCGTGTCCGGTGGTCAGCGTCGGCTCGACGCCCACGGCCTTTACGGCTCAAAGCTACGAAGGCGTGACCGAGGTGCGCGCCGGAGTCTTTGTCTTTTTCGATCTGGTCCAGGCAGGCATCGGCATCTGCACCACGGACGACATCGCCCTTTCGGTGCTGAGCACCGTCATCGGACATCAGCGCGAGAAGGGTTGGACGATCATCGACGCCGGTTGGACCGCGCTGTCTTCGGATCGCGGCACAGCCGGTCAGACCGTGGACCAGGGGTATGGATTGGTCTGTGACGTCGCGGGTCATCCCATGGCCGATCTTGTAGTCACCATCGTCAACCAGGAACACGGCATTGTCGCAGCGCGCCCGGGCAGCCCCCGGTTGGACTGCGATCTGCCCATCGGCACGCGCCTGCGGATTCTCCCCAACCACGCCTGTGCAACAGCCACGCAGCATGACCGCTACCATGTCATCGGCGCTGGAAAGAACACGGTGACGGAAATTTGGGAACGCGGCAGGGGCTGGTAG
- a CDS encoding peroxiredoxin codes for MSVLVSKQAPDFTAPSVTPGGCIEDFTLSSLRGKYVVLFFWPLDFTFVCPTEIIAHDRRLQEFRDRGVEVVGISIDSQFTHFAWRSTPVDQGGIGPVGFSMVADVKHEIARAYGIEHPDAGVALRASFLIDREGVVQHQVVNNLPLGRNVDEMLRLVDALQFTEKYGEVCPAGWQKGDIGMKPDAGGVADYLAKNVEKL; via the coding sequence ATGAGCGTACTCGTAAGCAAACAGGCACCTGATTTCACCGCACCCTCCGTAACTCCGGGCGGATGCATCGAGGACTTTACCCTCTCCTCCTTACGCGGAAAATATGTCGTGCTTTTTTTCTGGCCGCTGGATTTCACCTTTGTCTGCCCCACGGAGATCATCGCCCATGATCGCCGCCTGCAGGAATTTCGCGACAGAGGCGTTGAGGTGGTTGGCATTTCCATAGACTCCCAGTTCACCCATTTCGCCTGGCGCTCCACCCCCGTGGACCAGGGAGGCATCGGTCCGGTGGGCTTCAGCATGGTCGCGGACGTGAAGCACGAGATCGCTAGGGCCTATGGCATCGAACACCCCGATGCAGGCGTGGCCCTGCGCGCCTCCTTCCTGATCGACCGCGAGGGCGTGGTGCAGCATCAGGTCGTGAACAACCTGCCGCTTGGACGCAACGTGGATGAAATGCTGCGACTCGTCGACGCCCTGCAGTTCACCGAGAAATACGGCGAGGTCTGCCCTGCCGGATGGCAAAAAGGCGACATCGGCATGAAGCCCGACGCCGGCGGAGTGGCCGACTACCTCGCCAAAAACGTGGAAAAGCTTTAA